The following proteins are co-located in the Pyricularia oryzae 70-15 chromosome 1, whole genome shotgun sequence genome:
- a CDS encoding alcohol dehydrogenase: protein MPTTKRVSFVSLPETNTPKDAADEVPTQHRALVFTSTATGLELKTVPTPRNPQLGTALVRVEAATILSYQGGIYNGTRQYPQIASPHSGGYSGVGRIAAVGADATTLRVGQFVFADCDVRARDGDGWFLVGTQTACDAGARRVNDEVYRDGAFAEYFTVPLENCHPLDEPRLTRELGYSVADVAYMSYLLVAYGGLRDVGLEPGETVVIAPATGGFGGAGVLTALAMGARVVAMGRSEQELARLKVHAAAGYPGRDDMVETVRITDDEAGIAAQLRALGTIDAVLDFSPPEAEGSCYLRCAIRSLRPKGRVSLMGFSTDFADHAVVMNSLCLRGKVMYERDDVSRFVKLLERGLFPRGKDFVDTKVFRLDQANEALDAAAEHAGCGRSVVFAP, encoded by the coding sequence ATGCCAACAACAAAACGGGTGTCGTTCGTGTCTCTCCCCGAAACAAACACACCCAAAGATGCAGCCGACGAGGTCCCCACCCAGCATCGGGCCCTCGTCTTCACATCGACGGCCACGGGCCTCGAGTTGAAAACAGTCCCGACGCCGAGGAATCCACAGCTGGGCACCGCGCTGGTCCGCGTCGAGGCGGCCACCATCCTGTCCTACCAGGGCGGCATATACAACGGCACGCGCCAATACCCACAGATCGCCTCCCCACATTCCGGCGGCTACAGCGGGGTGGGCCGCATAGCCGCCGTGGGCGCCGACGCCACCACGCTGCGGGTCGGGCAGTTCGTCTTTGCCGACTGCGACGTGCGCGCCCGCGACGGCGACGGGTGGTTCCTCGTCGGCACGCAGACCGCCTGCGACGCCGGCGCGCGCCGCGTCAACGACGAGGTGTACCGCGACGGCGCCTTTGCCGAGTACTTTACCGTCCCGCTCGAGAACTGCCACCCCCTCGACGAGCCGCGCCTGACGCGCGAGCTCGGCTATTCGGTCGCCGACGTCGCCTACATGAGCTACCTGCTCGTCGCGTACGGTGGTCTGCGCGACGTCGGCCTCGAGCCCGGCGAGACCGTCGTCATCGCGCCCGCCACGGGCGGCttcggcggcgccggcgtgCTGACTGCCCTGGCCATGGGGGCGCGCGTCGTCGCCATGGGCCGGAGCGAGCAGGAGCTGGCCCGGCTAAAGGTGCACGCCGCCGCGGGGTACCCGGGGAGGGACGACATGGTCGAGACGGTGCGCATCACGGATGACGAGGCGGGGATCGCGGCGCAGCTGAGAGCGCTGGGAACCATCGACGCGGTGCTGGACTTTTCGCCGCCCGAGGCAGAGGGGTCTTGCTACTTGAGGTGCGCCATCAGGTCGCTGCGGCCAAAGGGCAGGGTGTCGCTGATGGGCTTCTCGACGGACTTTGCCGACCATGCCGTGGTCATGAACAGTCTCTGTCTGCGGGGCAAGGTCATGTACGAGCGAGACGACGTGTCGCGGTTTGTCAAGTTGCTCGAGCGGGGGCTGTTTCCGCGCGGCAAGGACTTTGTCGACACCAAAGTGTTTAGGCTCGACCAGGCAAACGAAGCGCTGGACGCCGCAGCAGAACATGCTGGGTGTGGCCGGTCTGTGGTGTTTGCTCCTTGA
- a CDS encoding exoglucanase 2: MASKLFLAAALLQGALSSPLAVEERQACAAQWGQCGGQDYTGPTCCQSGSTCVVSNQWYSQCLPGSSNPTTTSRTSTSSSSSTSRTSSSTSRPPSSVPTTPTSVPPTITTTPTTTPTGGSGPGTTASFTGNPFAGVNLFPNKFYSSEVHTLAIPSLTGSLVAKASAVAQVPSFQWLDIAAKVETLMPGALADVRAANAAGGNYAAQLVVYDLPDRDCAAAASNGEFSIADGGVVKYKAYIDAIRKQLLAYSDVRTILVIEPDSLANMVTNMGVPKCAGAKDAYLECTIYAVKQLNLPHVAMYLDGGHAGWLGWPANLQPAADLFGKLYADAGKPSQLRGMATNVANYNAWDLTTAPSYTTPNPNFDEKKYISAFAPLLAAKGWSAHFIIDQGRSGKQPTGQKEWGHWCNQQGVGFGRRPSANTGSELADAFVWIKPGGECDGVSDPTAPRFDHFCGTDYGAMSDAPQAGQWFQKYFEMLLTNANPPL, from the exons ATGGCTAGCAAGCtgttcctcgccgccgccctctTGCAGGGTGCGCTGTCTTCGCCGCTTGCCGTTGAAGAGCGTCAGGCATGCGCTGCTCAGTG GGGTCAATGTGGTGGACAGGACTACACCGGCCCGACGTGCTGCCAGTCCGGTAGCACCTGTGTCGTCTCCAACCAGTGGTACAGCCAGTGTCTCCCCGGCTCGAGCAACCCCACGACGACCTCCAGGACCTCGACCTCGAGCTCGAGCTCGACCTCGCGGACATCCAGCTCGACCTCGCGCCCGCCGTCCTCGGTGCCGACCACCCCGACATCGGTGCCTCCCACCATCACCACGACGCCCACGACCACGCCCACGGGCGGCAGCGGTCCGGGAACCACGGCCTCGTTCACCGGCAACCCGTTCGCCGGCGTCAACCTGTTCCCCAACAAGTTCTACTCGTCCGAGGTCCACACCCTGGCCATCCCGTCGCTGACGGGCTCGCTCGTCGCCAAGGCCTCTGCCGTCGCCCAGGTCCCGTCGTTCCAGTGGCTCGACATTGCCGCCAAG GTCGAGACTCTGATGCCCGGTGCGCTGGCTGACGTCAGGGCCGCCAacgccgctggtggcaacTACGCCGCGCAGCTTGT CGTCTACGATCTGCCCGATCGTGActgtgccgccgccgcctccaacGGCGAGTTCTCCATCGCCGATGGTGGTGTCGTCAAGTACAAGGCCTACATTGACGCCATCCGCAAGCAGCTCCTTGCCTACTCGGATGTCCGCACCATCCTGGTCATT GAACCCG ACTCCCTCGCCAACATGGTCACCAACATGGGTGTGCCCAAGT GCGCCGGTGCCAAGGATGCCTACCTCGAGTGCACCATCTATGCCGTCAAGCAGCTGAATCTGCCCCACGTCGCCATGTACCTGGACGGTGGCCACGCCGGATGGCTCGGCTGGCCTGCCAACCTccagcccgccgccgacctcTTTGGCAAGCTGTACGCCGATGCTGGCAAGCCCTCGCAGCTTCGTGGCATGGCC ACCAATGTCGCCAACTACAACGCCTGGGACCTGACCACTGCGCCTTCCTACACG ACGCCAAACcccaacttcgacgaaaagAAGTACATCTCTGCCTTTGCTCCCCTCTTGGCCGCCAAGGGCTGGTCTGCCCATTTCATCATTGATCAAG GCCGCTCCGGAAAGCAGCCCACCGGCCAGAAGGAGTGGGGCCACTGGTGCAACCAGCAAGGCGTCGGCTTCGGCAGGCGCCCTTCTGCCAACACCGGCTCGGAGCTCGCGGACGCCTTCGTCTGGATCAAGCCCGGCGGCGAGTGCGATGGCGTCTCTGACCCTACCGCCCCCCGCTTCGACCACTTCTGCGGCACGGACTACGGCGCCATGAGCGACGCGCCCCAGGCCGGACAGTGGTTCCAGAAGTACTTTGAGATGCTTCTCACCAACGCCAACCCACCCTTGTAG
- a CDS encoding hob3, which translates to MSWAGFKKNVNRATTQVMMKTGHVEKTNDRDYEVEERRFRTMEAASNRLQKEAKGYLDSLRAMTASQMRIAETIDAFYGDSGAKDGVSRSYKQAVEDLDAETIKALDGPYRTTVLEPITRFCNYFPDVNECIKKRGHKLLDYDALRARVKKLAEKPDKDVTKLPRTEKEMDMSRAAYEQLNEQLCTELPQLIDLRVPYLDPSFEALVKIQLRFCAEAYSRMAQVQQYLDADTRDQYAQGHLDSRVEQVLQEIRELSISGTV; encoded by the exons ATGTCGTGGGCAG GCTTCAAGAAGAATGTCAACCGGGCAACAACCCAGGTGATGATGAAGACTG GCCATGTCGAGAAAACAAACGATCGCGACTACGAAGTCGAGGAGCGACGCTTCCGTACAATGGAGGCCGCCAGCAACCGCCTTCAAAAAGAAGCCAAGGGCTACCTCGATTCTCTTCGCGCCATGACGGCCTCTCAGATGCGCATCGCCGAGACGATAGACGCTTTCTACGGCGACTCTGGCGCCAAGGACGGCGTGAGCAGGAGTTACAAGCAGGCCGTGGAAGACCTCGACGCCGAGACCATCAAGGCTCTCGACGGTCCCTACCGCACCACCGTGCTCGAGCCCATCACGCGCTTCTGCAACTATTTCCCCGACGTCAACGAATGTATCAAGAAGAGGGGACACAAGCTTCTTGACTACGATGCCTTGCGCGCGAGGGTCAAGAAGCTGGCAGAGAAGCCCGACAAGGATGTCACCAAGTTGCCGCGGACGGAGAAGGAGATGGACATGTCGAGGGCAGCCTACGAGCAACTCAACGAGCAGTTGTGCACTGAACTGCCGCAACTCATAGACCTGCGCGTACCCTACCTTGACCCCTCATTCGAGGCGCTCGTCAAGATCCAGCTACGGTTCTGCGCGGAAGCTTATAGCCGCATGGCCCAAGTACAACAGTACCTCGATGCGGACACTAGGGATCAATATGCACAGGGGCATTTGGACTCGAGGGTGGAGCAGGTGTTACAGGAGATTAGGGAATTGAGCATCAGCGGAACTGTGTAA
- a CDS encoding chitinase 1, which yields MRPTTLVLPLAVLAGSVTARLTRPEGRGLQSREAPQDITPNRDSSAYRSVAYVTNWSIYGAKFLPEQIAVDSISHVQYAFADILANGTVVSSDAWADTQKQFGNGTQGGNSSDAHGLVEQLYKIKQANRNVKMLLSIGGYTWSPKFVPVAADAGKRAAFVSSAVALMGDWGMDGLDVDWEYPDTAETNKNCVLLLQELRRGLDDYSQQHTGSQYKFSLSMPAPAGPTHYAAFDFKAMDASLDFWSIMAFDFAGSWDNTTGHQANVYPGPDLTTKASIDVAVSDYVKAGVAPGKINLGLPLYGRSFDKTTGLGKGYTASTAGSLEGQAGIWIYKDLPRAGATVLYDDVAKASYTMDNSTGQLISYDDLKSVQFKSDYVKQKQIGGVMFWESSQDRPGSDSIVRTMARSLGKLESAQNWLSYPGSQYANIKNNMGQAV from the exons atgCGGCCCACCACACTCGTTCTCCCCTTGGCGGTCTTGGCAGGGTCTGTCACTGCGAGACTGACAAGGCCAGAGGGCCGCGGGCTGCAGAGTCGCGAGGCCCCCCAGGACATCACCCCAAACAGGGACTCGAGCGCGTACCGCAGCGTCGCCTATGTGACCAACTGGAGCATATACGGCGCCAAGTTTCTGCCGGAGCAGATTGCAGTGGACAGCATCTCGCACGTCCAGTATGCGTTTGCGGATATTCTTGCCAACGGCACCGT AGTCTCGTCCGACGCGTGGGCAGATACGCAAAAGCAGTTTGGCAACGGCACCCAAGGCGGCAACTCGAGTGACGCACATGGGCTCGTGGAGCAGCTGTACAAGATCAAGCAGGCGAACCGCAACGTCAAGATGCTGCTCTCGATCGGTGGCTACACGTGGTCGCCCAAGTTCgtgccggtggcggcggacGCGGGCAAGCGAGCGGCGTTTGTCTCGTCGGCCGTGGCGCTCATGGGCGACTGGGGAATGGACGGCCTCGACGTGGACTGGGAGTATCCGGACACGGCCGAGACCAACAAGAACTGCGTGCTCCTCCTGCAGGAGCTGCGGAGGGGCCTGGACGACTACTCGCAGCAGCACACGGGCAGCCAGTACAAGTTCTCGCTGAGcatgccggcgccggcggggCCGACGCACTACGCGGCGTTTGACTTCAAGGCCATGGACGCCAGCCTGGACTTTTGGTCCATCATGGCCTTTGACTTTGCCGGGTCCTGGGACAACACGACGGGCCACCAGGCCAACGTCTACCCGGGGCCGGACCTCACCACCAAGGCGAGCATCGACGTGGCCGTGTCCGACTACGTCAAGGCGGGCGTGGCTCCGGGCAAGATCAACCTCGGACTGCCGCTGTACGGGCGCTCGTTCGACAAGACCACGGGGCTGGGCAAGGGCTAcacggcgtcgacggcgggCAGCCTCGAGGGCCAGGCGGGGATATGGATCTACAAGGACCTGCCGCGGGCCGGGGCCACGGTGCTCTACGACGACGTGGCCAAGGCGTCGTACACCATGGACAACTCGACGGGCCAGCTGATATCGTACGACGACCTCAAGTCGGTGCAGTTCAAGTCGGACTACGTCAAGCAGAAGCAGATTGGGGGCGTCATGTTTTGGGAGTCGTCGCAGGACAGGCCGGGCAGCGACAGCATCGTGAGGACCATGGCGAGGTCCCTGGGGAAGCTGGAGAGCGCGCAGAACTGGCTCTCCTACCCGGGGTCGCAGTATGCCAACATTAAGAATAATATGGGCCAAGCTGTTTGA
- a CDS encoding BAR domain-containing protein has product MKISTPGKMNLTKKFDRAFQWAGEKMGGEAKTNLGDDFKMLEMEMALRFDGMERLQRSMNAYVKWLGRRDTFEDKEKGLAGGYLGRTMVSHGEDFESDSDFGNCLIALGRANENCAAYQEQLVADATTVWLESLERSLATMKDYQAARKKLENRRLAYDASMTKLSKARRDDYRIEEEVRSAKAKYEETTEDVCRRMQDIKDAEADSTRDLTGFLDAELEYHERCAEELRRTRENWAGANVQGSPSRSMHGGFGRPGAAALSVRSRSSTNQSLGERLSRTNTSGSTGNSSVQNYTYEEHEPAPPVRMPTIRSASRISANGAAPDIPARPGVARSNTFQGGATIERNTQSLSGSSTPSGYQPSFQQQQNAAATMSANIGSLRGQLRPVSRIVTQPREDNVFADGYDDDTTSSGDSPKWSGDRSSSPATSYGSGASQTTSTLGSRKAPPPPPSRSKKPPPPVPAKREVLY; this is encoded by the exons ATGAAGATTTCCACTCCAGGCAAGATGAACTTGACAAAAAAGTTTGACCGTGCCTTTCAATGGGCTGGCGAGAAGATGGGCGGCGAGGCCAAGACCAACTTGGGGGACGACTTTAAGATGTTGGAGATGGAGATGGCCCTGAGATTTGATG GCATGGAGCGTCTGCAAAGGTCAATGAATGCCTACGTCAAGTGGCTTGGCCGCCGCGACACGTTTGAGGACAAGGAAAAGGGCCTTGCGGGTGGATATCTAGGTCGAACGATGGTGAGCCACGGAGAAGACTTTGAGAGCGACTCGGATTTTGGAAACTGCTTGATAG CCCTGGGACGCGCCAATGAAAACTGTGCCGCATATCAGGAGCAGCTCGTCGCCGATGCCACTACTGTATGGCTCGAGTCTCTAGAGCGAAGCTTGGCTACAATGAAGGACTACCAG GCCGCCCGCAAGAAGCTCGAGAACCGTCGACTGGCGTACGATGCGAGCATGACCAAGCTGTCAAAGGCGAGGCGCGATGATTACCGTATCGAGGAGGAAGTCCGctcggccaaggccaagtACGAAGAGACAACCGAGGACGTATGCAGGCGCATGCAGGACATCAAGGATGCCGAGGCGGACTCGACGCGCGACCTGACGGGGTTCCTCGACGCGGAGCTCGAATACCACGAGCGCTGTGCCGAGGAGCTCCGCCGCACACGAGAGAACTGGGCTGGCGCAAATGTGCAAGGTTCCCCGTCGCGAAGCATGCATGGTGGCTTTGGAAGGCCCGGTGCGGCTGCCCTTTCGGTCAGGAGCCGTTCGAGCACGAACCAGTCGCTTGGCGAGAGGCTGTCGCGCACAAACACTAGCGGCAGCACGGGCAACTCTAGCGTCCAGAACTACACGTACGAGGAGCACGAGCCCGCGCCACCGGTTCGCATGCCCACAATCCGCTCGGCGTCGCGCATATCGGCCAACGGTGCCGCCCCTGACATCCCAGCCCGGCCTGGCGTGGCGCGTAGCAACACGTTCCAGGGCGGCGCCACGATTGAGCGCAACACGCAGTCGCTGTCGGGGTCCAGCACCCCGAGCGGCTACCAGCCGAGcttccagcagcagcaaaacgCGGCGGCCACCATGTCGGCCAACATCGGCTCGCTGCGTGGTCAACTTCGTCCCGTCAGCCGCATAGTGACGCAGCCGCGGGAGGACAATGTGTTTGCCGACGGGTACGACGACGACACGACCAGCAGCGGCGACAGCCCAAAGTGGAGCGGAGACAGGAGTTCGTCGCCCGCAACAAGCTACGGCAGCGGTGCTTCGCAGACCACGAGTACGCTGGGCAGCCGCAAGGCACCGCCACCTCCACCCAGCCGATCCAAgaagccgccgccacctGTGCCGGCAAAGCGAGAGGTGCTCTACTAG
- a CDS encoding cyclin-H, whose product MATEDSRYRQSTQYRLWSFSPSQLAELRSKTNQLATASISGRLSARNGGEGTSTPIPEFLTADEEQKLVTFYTTQLLRAAVFLELPTEERATAAVFFKRFYVTNSVMTYPPSTMIKTALFFGAKAEGFYMRVGKIAEKIKGTTVEEILAGEFLLCEGIRFAFDVRHPYRALEGAIMQLKALEDLDEKHIKAAHSRAREILKFSALVTDAYFHYTPSQIMLAALSLADRALAERLVDESFKVNGAHLPKKDASAAVPDNSGSKAARAKNREAERERIFGAEVRDKVMAVIQSCSDMMSHELPERDDGFWSNEAGELFKPLTKRLKKCRDPDRSDLVALQKARRERALNSADSDDERDPGKKNKKATIEGDGSVFGGPVVDARDPKRRKVSNDPFGPPL is encoded by the coding sequence ATGGCGACCGAAGATTCTAGATACCGGCAAAGCACCCAGTACCGCCTGTGGTCCTTTTCGCCCTCACAACTCGCCGAGCTGCGGTCAAAAACGAACCAGCTTGCCACCGCCAGCATATCCGGTCGACTGAGCGCACGCAATGGCGGCGAGGGCACGTCTACCCCCATACCCGAGTTCCTGACGGCAGACGAGGAGCAAAAGCTGGTCACATTCTACACCACACAACTCCTGCGGGCTGCGGTATTCCTCGAGCTCCCCACCGAGGAGCGGGCGACGGCCGCCGTGTTTTTCAAGCGCTTCTACGTCACCAACAGCGTCATGACGTACCCGCCCAGCACCATGATCAAAACCGCCCTCTTCTTCGGCGCCAAGGCCGAGGGCTTCTACATGCGGGTGGGCAAGATCGCCGAGAAGATCAAGGGCACCACCGTCGAGGAGATCCTGGCCGGCGAGTTTCTGCTTTGCGAGGGCATCCGATTTGCTTTCGACGTGAGGCATCCCTACCGTGCGCTCGAGGGCGCCATCATGCAGCTCAAGGCGCTGGAGGACCTGGACGAGAAGCACATCAAGGCGGCTCACTCGCGGGCGAGGGAAATTCTCAAGTTTAGCGCTCTCGTCACCGACGCCTACTTCCACTACACGCCGAGCCAGATCATGCTGGCCGCCCTGTCGTTAGCCGACCGAGCCCTGGCCGAGAGGCTGGTCGACGAGAGCTTCAAGGTCAACGGCGCACACCTCCCCAAGAAAGACGCGAGTGCGGCGGTGCCCGACAATAGCGGCAGCAAGGCAGCGCGGGCCAAGAACCGTGAGGCCGAGCGGGAGCGCATCTTTGGCGCAGAGGTCcgcgacaaggtcatggccGTCATACAGAGCTGCTCCGACATGATGTCCCACGAGCTGCCGGAGCGCGACGACGGCTTCTGGAGCAACGAGGCCGGGGAGCTCTTCAAGCCCCTGACAAAGCGGCTCAAGAAGTGCCGCGACCCGGACCGATCGGACCTGGTGGCGTTGCAAAAGGCGCGGCGCGAGCGAGCCCTCAACAGTGCGGACAGCGACGACGAAAGGGATCCtggcaagaagaacaaaaaggcCACAATCGAAGGCGACGGTTCCGTCTTTGGTGGGCCGGTTGTGGACGCCCGGGACCCAAAAAGGAGGAAGGTTAGCAATGATCCTTTTGGGCCTCCACTGTAA